The Methanococcoides methylutens genome has a window encoding:
- a CDS encoding cache domain-containing protein produces the protein MKKITGILIFILLISTLGMGCVESTEDTDASEQEDILLAEEQSELYSQKQERIDLVNAAIELIDEKGELAFPEFREKDSQWYNNNSYITVWKTEGIRVVFPPKVSGEGGSVLDLEDYNGEPLGRMIIDTALSEDGEGWVNYYWPKPGETAPSKKSTFVKRTTIGNETYLVHSGFYVNDYTYNKNLEDIEDINHFGEATIRNLINPNRVDMGLDIDYSIAHFIIKPGDFLEPLIMKNPETYYVLEGEGILYIEDVPFELRKGQLVLVPENAKQHMENTGDVDLEFLAINEPAWKPEHEIILE, from the coding sequence ATGAAAAAAATAACAGGCATTTTAATTTTTATTCTACTTATATCAACCCTGGGGATGGGTTGTGTTGAATCAACTGAAGATACGGACGCCAGTGAACAGGAAGATATATTGCTAGCAGAAGAGCAGAGTGAGCTATATTCCCAGAAACAGGAAAGAATAGACCTGGTCAATGCTGCTATTGAACTTATAGATGAAAAAGGAGAACTTGCATTTCCTGAATTCAGAGAAAAGGACAGCCAGTGGTACAATAATAATTCCTACATCACCGTCTGGAAGACTGAAGGAATACGTGTTGTCTTCCCTCCTAAAGTAAGTGGTGAAGGCGGAAGTGTGCTCGATCTTGAAGATTATAACGGTGAACCATTAGGCAGGATGATTATAGACACTGCTTTAAGCGAAGATGGCGAGGGATGGGTAAATTATTACTGGCCAAAACCAGGTGAGACCGCTCCTTCCAAGAAATCTACTTTCGTCAAGAGAACTACCATCGGTAACGAGACATATCTTGTGCATTCCGGCTTTTACGTCAATGACTACACCTATAATAAAAACCTTGAAGACATTGAAGATATCAACCACTTTGGAGAAGCAACCATTAGAAATCTGATCAACCCGAACAGAGTTGATATGGGTCTGGATATAGACTACAGCATTGCACATTTTATAATTAAACCAGGTGATTTCCTTGAGCCCCTTATTATGAAGAACCCGGAAACATATTATGTTCTTGAGGGTGAAGGTATTCTCTACATAGAAGATGTGCCGTTTGAACTTAGGAAAGGACAACTTGTCCTTGTACCTGAAAACGCAAAGCAGCACATGGAGAACACCGGAGATGTTGACCTCGAGTTCCTTGCTATAAACGAGCCTGCCTGGAAACCAGAGCACGAGATAATTCTGGAGTGA
- a CDS encoding DUF4064 domain-containing protein → MSKETAIILGASGGIFGVAASAIAFLVAAYNFGFGSRIIDYAPSQVFGIANFIVLGLGLIALALSMIGIAGSVVARTEKKKGAKLMLASGIFGFFLLFALWIIPGILLTAGGIIAMRDIGEEMS, encoded by the coding sequence ATGAGCAAGGAAACTGCAATAATATTGGGGGCAAGTGGAGGAATCTTCGGAGTTGCTGCTTCTGCAATTGCATTTTTGGTTGCAGCGTACAATTTCGGATTTGGAAGCAGGATAATAGACTATGCTCCCAGTCAGGTTTTTGGAATTGCAAACTTTATAGTCTTGGGTTTAGGTCTCATAGCACTGGCATTGAGCATGATTGGAATTGCAGGCTCGGTTGTTGCTAGAACGGAAAAGAAGAAAGGTGCTAAATTAATGCTGGCATCAGGTATATTTGGTTTCTTCCTGCTCTTTGCATTGTGGATCATCCCGGGAATACTGCTAACTGCCGGTGGAATTATAGCAATGAGGGATATCGGGGAAGAAATGTCATGA
- a CDS encoding DUF1673 family protein, giving the protein MTVLIETIRKVMGWCPMKDIEFKPTQNNCSPDLKSENGNLSQMDNQSIKEKDIPLQMIDWRQLTILLTLSLSFLILVFNDQFTITPVGHLILVLVLIMLMAFFFLFDHNRVSIGSEILMIKTPLFKPINIPKQKIKEVKTIDNTVYRKKPLYIVLIIVMLLAFFVHTRYLYNLSTKSLLLEDIRSNTTMVVFPYFLYIYMVYKNHRRSHCPKAIKIHAENKAITLFPRNDIEYQTLKEILEK; this is encoded by the coding sequence ATGACTGTTTTAATCGAAACTATACGTAAAGTCATGGGATGGTGTCCAATGAAAGATATAGAGTTTAAACCGACTCAAAACAACTGCTCACCGGATTTAAAATCTGAAAATGGGAATTTGAGTCAAATGGATAACCAATCAATCAAAGAAAAAGATATTCCCCTCCAAATGATAGATTGGCGTCAGTTAACGATTTTACTCACCCTTAGTTTGTCTTTTCTGATTTTAGTTTTTAACGATCAGTTTACCATAACACCGGTAGGCCATCTTATCCTTGTGTTAGTTCTCATTATGTTGATGGCATTTTTCTTCCTGTTCGATCACAACCGGGTTTCCATTGGTTCCGAAATACTGATGATAAAAACACCTCTGTTCAAACCGATAAACATTCCAAAACAGAAGATTAAAGAAGTAAAGACTATTGACAATACCGTGTACAGGAAAAAGCCGCTCTATATTGTTCTCATTATAGTTATGCTACTGGCCTTTTTTGTGCATACCCGGTACTTATACAACTTGTCAACAAAATCTCTATTATTGGAAGACATAAGATCAAATACCACAATGGTTGTGTTCCCTTATTTTCTTTATATATATATGGTTTATAAAAATCATCGGAGATCCCATTGTCCAAAAGCGATTAAGATACATGCTGAAAATAAGGCCATCACGCTATTTCCAAGAAATGATATTGAGTATCAAACTCTGAAGGAGATATTGGAGAAATGA
- the modA gene encoding molybdate ABC transporter substrate-binding protein, protein MNTRNQTLMVAIAIIIVIVLSAFSINSNDDEQKPTSITISASAVLTEVFTDMEEEFEAENPDIDVIMNFANAGSLRMQIEGGAPIDVYAPADRVQMDILASDGFVYNDSRKDFAGSYLVIIVPKGNVLNLTTMEDLSKPEVKKIASTDTQISTVGKYAKQTLIENGLWNNVQNKMIVGDTVKSAMVHVERGEVDAGFVFMTDVKTAKPDTIEVINSVPMSETIYYPIAVVTSTQHQKESQMFVDFVTGEKGSSILDQYVFTIPKHDLEGI, encoded by the coding sequence ATGAATACAAGAAATCAAACGTTAATGGTTGCCATAGCAATCATTATTGTCATAGTTCTTTCGGCTTTCTCAATTAACTCGAATGATGACGAACAGAAACCGACCTCCATCACCATATCTGCATCAGCAGTGTTGACTGAAGTTTTCACAGATATGGAAGAAGAATTTGAGGCTGAAAATCCTGATATAGATGTCATAATGAACTTTGCAAATGCTGGTTCTCTAAGGATGCAAATTGAAGGAGGGGCACCTATAGATGTGTATGCTCCAGCAGATAGAGTCCAAATGGATATTCTGGCTTCTGATGGATTCGTTTACAACGATTCCCGAAAAGACTTTGCAGGTAGTTACCTTGTGATAATAGTTCCAAAAGGCAATGTTCTTAACCTAACAACAATGGAGGACCTTTCAAAGCCTGAAGTAAAAAAGATAGCATCCACCGATACACAGATTTCAACAGTGGGTAAGTATGCAAAACAAACGCTGATTGAAAATGGCTTATGGAATAACGTGCAAAATAAGATGATAGTAGGTGACACGGTAAAATCCGCAATGGTTCATGTAGAGAGGGGAGAAGTTGATGCCGGATTTGTCTTCATGACAGATGTCAAGACTGCAAAACCAGATACCATAGAAGTGATAAATTCTGTACCGATGAGTGAAACTATTTATTATCCCATAGCTGTAGTTACATCAACCCAACACCAGAAAGAATCACAGATGTTCGTAGATTTTGTCACGGGAGAAAAAGGTAGCTCAATATTGGATCAGTACGTTTTCACAATTCCAAAACATGATTTAGAAGGTATCTAA
- a CDS encoding O-acetyl-ADP-ribose deacetylase has product MLSDRVVVIKGDIVELDVDAIVNAANNSLLGGGGVDGAIHAAAGPELLEECRSLKGCPTGEAKITSGYHLPAKWVIHTVGPIWRGGTSGEDEMLARCYRNSLKVAVRNSVRTIAFPSISTGAYGFPVDRASRIALAEIAGFLGKGSSIEKVLLVCFNERAFESYSRALEEMAL; this is encoded by the coding sequence ATGCTGTCTGACAGGGTTGTTGTGATCAAAGGTGATATTGTAGAACTGGATGTTGATGCCATCGTAAATGCTGCTAATAATTCCCTTCTGGGAGGTGGCGGAGTGGATGGTGCTATCCATGCTGCAGCGGGACCTGAGCTTCTTGAGGAATGCAGGAGCCTGAAGGGCTGTCCAACAGGAGAGGCAAAGATCACCTCCGGTTATCATCTTCCTGCAAAGTGGGTGATACACACCGTCGGTCCGATATGGAGGGGAGGAACTTCCGGGGAAGATGAAATGCTGGCTCGATGCTATCGCAACAGCCTGAAAGTAGCGGTAAGGAATAGTGTGAGAACTATCGCCTTTCCATCAATAAGCACAGGTGCTTACGGATTCCCTGTAGATAGGGCTTCCAGAATCGCGTTAGCTGAGATCGCTGGTTTTCTTGGAAAAGGTAGTTCTATCGAGAAGGTTCTTTTAGTTTGTTTTAATGAAAGAGCTTTTGAGAGCTATTCCCGTGCTCTAGAGGAAATGGCATTATAA
- a CDS encoding DUF1673 family protein, producing MTINVAETIRRIMGWCPNANMGRLKSSQQIDFANTSLKPSGKVNKRNSEWTIVGLIVFFAIFVFTFHIGQLLWGIIAMALVFWFFMLADCLQRSTDRFPGKGEYDKLIWSAVLIILNFIGAVLYYYLVKIQENKTNLQN from the coding sequence ATGACAATAAATGTGGCAGAAACGATACGGAGAATCATGGGATGGTGTCCCAATGCAAATATGGGGAGATTAAAATCATCTCAGCAGATTGATTTTGCAAACACTTCACTGAAACCATCAGGAAAGGTGAATAAAAGAAATTCAGAATGGACAATCGTTGGACTTATAGTATTTTTCGCGATATTCGTATTCACATTTCACATCGGTCAGCTATTATGGGGAATCATTGCAATGGCCCTTGTTTTTTGGTTTTTCATGTTAGCCGACTGTCTGCAAAGAAGCACAGATCGTTTTCCCGGTAAAGGCGAATATGATAAATTGATCTGGTCGGCTGTCCTGATAATCCTGAATTTCATAGGTGCAGTGTTGTATTACTATCTGGTAAAGATTCAGGAAAACAAGACGAACCTACAAAACTGA
- a CDS encoding DUF1673 family protein: protein MTINVAETIRKVMGWCPNTPSMKLRSNQDLDFVNTSLEPSRRSNIELVQSENVMFPANTSLFFIIVVSVLNAVLFLVRGESSTILIPTIVAMYFIYYFLVTKFLQSNVLIDESGIHLQSFELKHITLKYNEIRSVRANKRIRSTVLIILLLAIPLSALVSLAVYSATIRGEWQMIISIASLVPGYLLVKHKLNGKYHDIDTQLSIKYENKNRYTRWYELTSDYSIMTDEMTASKIQNAIEHYRRTQ, encoded by the coding sequence ATGACAATAAATGTGGCAGAAACTATACGGAAAGTCATGGGATGGTGCCCGAATACACCTTCAATGAAATTGAGATCAAATCAGGATCTTGATTTTGTAAACACTTCACTCGAACCTTCCAGAAGATCAAATATTGAACTTGTTCAATCTGAAAACGTGATGTTCCCTGCAAATACTTCCCTGTTTTTCATTATCGTTGTATCAGTTTTAAATGCGGTTCTGTTTTTAGTCAGGGGTGAGAGTTCTACAATCCTGATTCCTACCATCGTTGCAATGTATTTCATATATTACTTCCTTGTAACAAAATTTCTTCAATCAAACGTATTAATTGATGAAAGTGGGATTCATTTACAATCTTTTGAGCTGAAGCATATTACATTAAAGTACAACGAAATAAGATCAGTCAGAGCAAATAAGCGTATTAGATCTACAGTTCTGATCATTCTACTACTGGCAATACCACTATCAGCTCTTGTTTCATTGGCTGTTTATTCAGCAACGATACGCGGTGAGTGGCAAATGATCATATCAATTGCCTCATTAGTGCCCGGATATTTACTTGTAAAACATAAATTGAATGGGAAATATCACGACATAGATACACAATTATCCATCAAATATGAAAACAAAAATCGGTATACAAGATGGTATGAACTTACTTCTGATTATTCAATTATGACAGACGAGATGACAGCATCTAAAATACAGAATGCTATTGAACATTATAGGAGGACACAGTAA
- a CDS encoding symporter small accessory protein encodes MLGIDDPQIWLAYVLCIVSALGCMVYGLLKWNEEEDEEC; translated from the coding sequence ATGTTAGGTATTGATGACCCTCAGATATGGTTGGCCTATGTCCTGTGCATCGTAAGTGCACTGGGATGTATGGTATATGGGCTTTTAAAGTGGAACGAAGAAGAGGACGAGGAGTGCTAA
- a CDS encoding sodium:solute symporter family protein: MAVSTSTLGIFVLIYMLAVFYCGWLAYRRTKEVDDYMLAGRKVNPYILALSYGAAFISTAAIIGFGGVTGTLGLGTLWLVFMNIFVGIFIAFVVFGKRTRSIGVNLNAVTFPELLGRRFQSRFIQGYSGALIALFMPLYAGIVLIGGARFMETALSVDYNIAVLILTVIVAAYVITGGLLAVMYTDALQGTLMLGGMAVLLALTYAKLGGIVEAHQALTNLAPLVPENLAAGGHQGWTAMPAFGSPIWWTMVSTIILGVGIGVLAQPQLAVRFMTVDSKKSLNRAVFAGGPFIFMMAGVAYIVGGLSNVYFFNTTGMLAIEVAKGNMDVIMPEYINTAMPEMFVIVFMITLLAAAMSTLSSQFHTMGTAIGHDFYREFMMRGNAGKTVDVTKIGISVAILVSVILAYILPISIIARATAIFFGLCAAAFLPTYMGALFWKRMTKEGAIASLIVGTFSSLFWLTFVHAKEAAPLGICQALFGTETLLTGTWTVIDPILVATPLAMLVAIGVSLVTTPPAVDHLEKCYGTKN; this comes from the coding sequence ATGGCGGTCAGTACTTCAACCCTGGGAATATTTGTCCTGATCTATATGCTCGCCGTTTTCTATTGCGGCTGGCTTGCATACAGGAGAACTAAAGAGGTCGACGACTATATGCTCGCAGGAAGGAAGGTCAATCCTTACATTCTCGCACTTTCCTATGGTGCAGCATTTATCAGTACAGCTGCGATCATCGGTTTTGGCGGTGTGACAGGAACGCTTGGCCTGGGAACCCTCTGGCTCGTATTCATGAACATATTTGTAGGTATTTTCATCGCTTTTGTCGTATTTGGAAAAAGGACAAGAAGCATTGGCGTGAACCTTAATGCTGTTACATTCCCTGAACTTCTGGGAAGACGGTTCCAGTCACGTTTCATTCAGGGTTATTCCGGAGCTCTTATCGCTTTGTTCATGCCTCTTTATGCAGGAATTGTCCTTATCGGTGGTGCAAGATTCATGGAAACTGCACTTTCCGTTGACTATAATATTGCTGTCCTTATCCTGACAGTTATTGTTGCTGCCTATGTTATCACAGGCGGATTGCTTGCTGTTATGTATACCGATGCGTTGCAGGGAACCCTTATGCTTGGTGGTATGGCAGTTCTTCTCGCACTTACCTATGCAAAGCTTGGCGGTATCGTTGAAGCTCATCAGGCACTCACTAATCTTGCACCACTTGTACCTGAAAACCTGGCTGCAGGTGGCCATCAGGGATGGACAGCAATGCCGGCCTTCGGTTCACCCATCTGGTGGACAATGGTGTCAACCATCATCCTCGGTGTTGGCATAGGTGTGCTTGCACAGCCACAGCTTGCGGTCAGGTTCATGACCGTTGACAGTAAGAAATCCCTGAACAGGGCAGTCTTCGCTGGTGGTCCTTTCATCTTCATGATGGCAGGTGTCGCATACATTGTAGGTGGACTTTCAAACGTTTACTTCTTTAATACTACCGGAATGCTTGCCATTGAAGTTGCAAAAGGAAACATGGACGTCATCATGCCTGAATACATCAACACTGCAATGCCTGAGATGTTCGTCATCGTCTTCATGATCACCTTGCTTGCAGCTGCAATGTCAACCCTTAGCTCACAGTTCCACACAATGGGAACAGCCATCGGACACGACTTCTATCGCGAGTTCATGATGAGAGGGAATGCAGGAAAGACCGTGGATGTTACAAAGATCGGTATCTCAGTGGCCATCCTGGTCAGTGTTATCCTTGCATACATTTTGCCTATTAGCATCATTGCAAGGGCTACTGCGATCTTCTTCGGACTTTGTGCAGCAGCTTTCCTCCCAACTTATATGGGTGCACTCTTCTGGAAGAGAATGACAAAAGAAGGTGCAATTGCAAGTCTTATCGTTGGTACTTTCAGCAGCCTTTTCTGGCTAACTTTCGTCCATGCAAAAGAAGCAGCTCCTCTTGGAATCTGTCAGGCACTCTTTGGCACAGAGACATTGCTCACAGGCACATGGACAGTTATTGATCCGATCCTTGTGGCAACCCCTCTGGCAATGCTGGTTGCAATTGGTGTAAGTCTTGTTACGACCCCACCAGCAGTGGATCACCTTGAGAAGTGCTACGGAACTAAGAATTGA
- a CDS encoding cache domain-containing protein, which produces MSELKKILCVLSMAILLLVAAGCVQPDNTEMSEQEDQIIIEAHNELLSQKQDRIALVNAAIELIDEKGELAFPEFRENNSQWYHDDSYITVWKAEGIRVVYPPKASGEGEDVKDLEDYNGKPFGRMFIDTALSEEGEGWVDYYWPKPGETSPSKKYTFVKRTTIDNQTYLVNSGFYLDDYIYTNDLEDLEHFSRFGDVFIGNLFHPETTDKELEVNYSIAHVIIKPGKSIESHMMKNPEVYYVLEGEGVLYIEDMPVELSKGKLVHIPANSKQSTENTGHVDLEFFAINEPAWAEGNEEMVE; this is translated from the coding sequence ATGAGTGAACTAAAAAAGATACTTTGCGTTCTGTCCATGGCAATTCTGTTGCTGGTAGCTGCAGGCTGTGTGCAGCCAGATAATACAGAAATGAGTGAACAGGAAGATCAAATCATCATAGAAGCACATAATGAGCTATTATCCCAGAAACAGGATAGAATTGCTCTGGTCAATGCCGCTATTGAACTGATCGATGAAAAAGGAGAGCTTGCATTTCCTGAATTCAGAGAGAACAACAGTCAGTGGTATCATGATGATTCCTACATCACCGTCTGGAAGGCTGAAGGAATACGGGTTGTTTACCCTCCTAAAGCAAGCGGTGAGGGCGAGGATGTGAAAGATCTTGAAGATTATAACGGTAAACCGTTCGGCAGGATGTTCATAGACACTGCTTTAAGTGAAGAGGGTGAGGGATGGGTCGATTATTACTGGCCAAAACCTGGCGAGACTTCTCCTTCCAAGAAGTATACATTCGTCAAGAGAACTACGATCGATAACCAGACATACCTTGTGAATTCCGGCTTTTATCTCGATGACTACATCTACACCAATGATCTTGAAGATCTTGAACACTTCAGCCGTTTTGGAGACGTGTTTATTGGTAATTTATTCCACCCTGAAACAACTGATAAAGAACTGGAAGTCAATTACAGTATTGCTCATGTGATAATTAAGCCAGGTAAGTCCATTGAATCTCATATGATGAAGAACCCCGAGGTATATTATGTCCTTGAAGGTGAAGGTGTGCTTTACATAGAAGATATGCCAGTTGAGCTGAGCAAAGGAAAGCTTGTCCACATACCTGCAAACTCAAAACAATCCACGGAGAACACCGGACATGTTGACCTTGAATTCTTTGCTATAAACGAGCCTGCCTGGGCAGAGGGGAATGAGGAAATGGTGGAGTGA
- a CDS encoding DUF1673 family protein → MVSFESVKRMMGWCPNVGAMEARNAVQFENLAINTPNNRGKRTHRDNGWWNKYHNRVLMELLLLMYLAVFTFDEYGKVNLDMYLIGAISGLFFHFLMGMNDWHRFNKAACRGSVQPQTTRKQKAITFLVIISLIAFVVFLVTNITGGMAFVSGTMLFVWIKILGVLYWEQKNGKTLIIHKISFFAVDINTLRTE, encoded by the coding sequence ATGGTATCCTTTGAAAGTGTCAAAAGAATGATGGGATGGTGTCCAAATGTGGGTGCCATGGAAGCCCGAAATGCAGTACAATTCGAGAATCTGGCAATAAATACGCCTAATAACAGAGGTAAAAGGACTCATAGGGATAACGGGTGGTGGAATAAATACCACAACAGAGTCTTAATGGAATTACTGTTGCTCATGTATCTGGCTGTTTTTACTTTTGATGAGTATGGAAAAGTTAATCTGGACATGTACCTCATAGGCGCCATCAGTGGTTTGTTCTTCCATTTTCTCATGGGAATGAATGACTGGCACAGATTTAATAAGGCTGCTTGCAGAGGGAGCGTACAACCACAAACCACCCGAAAACAAAAAGCGATAACATTTCTGGTTATTATTAGCCTGATTGCTTTCGTTGTATTTTTGGTAACTAATATTACCGGAGGAATGGCATTTGTATCGGGTACCATGCTCTTTGTCTGGATAAAAATCCTCGGAGTGCTCTATTGGGAGCAGAAGAACGGGAAGACATTGATCATTCACAAAATATCCTTTTTTGCTGTGGATATCAATACCCTCAGGACTGAATAA
- a CDS encoding PLDc N-terminal domain-containing protein produces MSKSDSEWMLAGLIVFFAIIVFAYHIGQPLWGIILIALVFWIFMLVDCIQRSIDRFPGKGDYDKLIWSAALIFLNFIGAILYYYLVRKQDIIGEIS; encoded by the coding sequence ATGAGCAAAAGTGATTCAGAATGGATGCTTGCCGGACTTATTGTATTCTTTGCGATAATTGTTTTTGCATATCACATAGGCCAACCGTTATGGGGAATCATCTTAATAGCCCTTGTTTTCTGGATATTCATGTTGGTCGACTGTATACAAAGGAGCATAGATCGTTTTCCTGGCAAAGGTGATTATGATAAACTTATCTGGTCGGCTGCCTTAATTTTTCTGAATTTTATAGGTGCGATCTTGTATTACTATCTGGTCAGGAAGCAGGATATCATTGGAGAAATATCATGA
- a CDS encoding GntP family permease, which yields MESLLIFIFIIIFISILTIRFHVTPFLTLIAATFIFGILNGMTEWLVQYVTGGAGRIFSLLGIPIYCGAVIAQILRHGHFIERIVDDVKRAIKAPDMAAGVVGYLLSIPLMCCLTAYVVMLPLIEQMEKEHSSNGRLFYMAAFGSVLSFVLILPLPVVYSMTTTFSVPPSESFSINLITVPLSIFLLGIGYVVSKRLSRGQQHPVPELEGLVEPVMLSIPRWKIWLPIALPVLLITIGYLFSPLSMISDVNIALVISVFASLLLVSEGPRRLALEKGTKNAGIILFDLCGAGALGFVISASSFPDEVFALISGILPVVVIPFVLAVLIQTAQGSRVVTAVITATILAGTDIVASIPTIPLILMISAGTLVVSYVSDPYFWLIQRSTGDSIPTVVRRFTLPLAGAGILIFCCAMVLFVLG from the coding sequence ATGGAATCGCTGCTCATCTTTATATTTATTATTATTTTCATCAGTATCCTCACTATAAGATTTCACGTCACCCCTTTCCTTACCCTGATAGCAGCTACATTCATATTTGGAATACTCAATGGCATGACCGAATGGCTGGTGCAGTATGTTACCGGGGGTGCCGGTCGAATATTTTCTCTTCTGGGAATCCCCATATATTGTGGAGCAGTGATAGCCCAGATCCTGAGACACGGACACTTTATTGAAAGGATCGTGGATGATGTGAAACGAGCCATCAAAGCACCTGATATGGCTGCAGGAGTTGTAGGCTACCTTCTTTCCATTCCACTCATGTGCTGTCTTACTGCATATGTGGTGATGCTTCCCCTTATTGAACAGATGGAGAAGGAACATTCATCAAATGGAAGGCTTTTCTACATGGCAGCCTTTGGAAGTGTTCTCTCATTCGTGCTCATTTTGCCATTGCCGGTTGTTTATAGCATGACCACGACTTTCAGCGTCCCGCCATCAGAGAGTTTCAGCATCAATCTAATAACAGTCCCTCTTTCCATATTCCTGCTAGGCATCGGTTACGTTGTCTCGAAAAGGCTTAGCAGAGGCCAGCAACACCCGGTTCCGGAACTTGAAGGACTGGTGGAACCAGTCATGTTATCCATTCCCAGATGGAAGATCTGGCTACCAATTGCACTACCAGTCCTCCTGATCACAATAGGCTATTTGTTCTCACCGCTATCAATGATCAGTGACGTGAACATCGCTCTTGTGATCTCAGTATTCGCCTCACTTCTGCTGGTAAGCGAAGGGCCACGAAGGCTCGCACTTGAGAAAGGGACAAAGAATGCAGGCATCATACTCTTTGACCTCTGTGGCGCAGGGGCCCTTGGTTTCGTAATATCGGCAAGCAGTTTCCCGGATGAGGTCTTTGCATTGATATCCGGCATTCTCCCGGTTGTAGTAATACCCTTCGTACTTGCAGTCCTCATTCAGACGGCACAGGGCTCCCGTGTGGTCACAGCAGTCATCACAGCAACAATCCTCGCTGGCACAGATATTGTTGCTTCAATTCCAACGATCCCTCTCATACTGATGATCTCAGCCGGCACACTGGTCGTTTCATATGTCAGTGACCCTTATTTCTGGCTGATACAACGCTCTACAGGAGATTCTATACCAACTGTCGTTCGCAGGTTCACGCTTCCTCTTGCAGGTGCCGGGATTCTGATCTTCTGCTGTGCCATGGTACTTTTCGTGCTTGGCTGA